One segment of Anopheles stephensi strain Indian chromosome 3, UCI_ANSTEP_V1.0, whole genome shotgun sequence DNA contains the following:
- the LOC118514146 gene encoding facilitated trehalose transporter Tret1-like, translating into MTTSTWTVRFLRYRNEYLASLSATLCIFMVVCTNAWSSPALPKLLTEPNPPVSITANAGSWIVSIQAIGGIFGMVLAGLTIDRLGRKWPFIASALPVIAGWIMIALARTSVFLYIARFLFGVSYGVAYGIVPIYIGEISSDGVRGSAASLITVMAKLGILFEYSVGPYVSFEALAWLSMLGPVLFLCTFAWIPESPHYLLGKGCTDQARESLQWFRRSTAVEEELNCTRKSIERTVSERGSAKELFQPAYRNNLIIVLILAVGVQMSGMQAILSYAQTIFSQISSDLTDAEMSIVLGAVQMVTVVLPVFLVDRVGRRPLLLWSGAGSFLGLLLGAVYFTLDAVAVDVARFGWVSFVGLLLFVVSYAFGLATIPFAILSEIFPKNIRAYANALFGILSGTVIFAVVKLFQVALDNVGAYLPFWVFTVSTGLTFLFVFLYIPETKGRSLDEVQEIITGWRKKQHSKEVLGVDHVR; encoded by the coding sequence TCATGGTCGTGTGCACCAACGCATGGTCCTCACCGGCCCTACCGAAGCTTTTGACGGAACCAAACCCTCCGGTATCGATTACGGCTAATGCCGGTTCCTGGATCGTGTCAATACAAGCCATCGGAGGTATCTTCGGTATGGTTCTGGCAGGACTCACCATCGACCGGCTGGGTCGCAAGTGGCCATTTATCGCAAGCGCTCTTCCGGTGATTGCCGGATGGATTATGATCGCATTAGCGCGAACGTCAGTATTCCTCTACATCGCCCGCTTCCTGTTTGGTGTTTCGTACGGTGTTGCGTACGGCATTGTTCCTATCTACATTGGCGAGATCAGCTCGGACGGGGTGCGCGGTTCAGCAGCTTCACTCATCACGGTAATGGCCAAGCTGGGCATTCTCTTCGAATACTCCGTCGGGCCGTACGTTAGCTTCGAGGCACTTGCTTGGCTTTCGATGCTCGGCCCGGTTCTATTTCTCTGCACCTTTGCATGGATCCCGGAATCACCACATTATCTTCTCGGTAAGGGATGCACCGACCAAGCGCGCGAAAGTCTGCAATGGTTTCGAAGAAGCACAGCCGTCGAGGAGGAACTAAACTGTACACGAAAATCCATCGAACGAACGGTAAGCGAGCGTGGTTCGGCGAAGGAACTCTTTCAGCCGGCTTATCGCAACAACCTCATCATAGTGCTGATACTTGCCGTCGGTGTACAGATGTCCGGAATGCAGGCCATTCTCAGCTACGCACAGACCATTTTCTCCCAAATTTCTAGCGATCTCACCGATGCCGAAATGTCCATCGTGCTCGGTGCAGTCCAAATGGTTACCGTGGTGCTTCCGGTGTTTCTGGTCGATCGAGTTGGCCGCCGTCCATTATTACTTTGGTCCGGGGCTGGTAGTTTCCTGGGACTGCTGCTAGGAGCTGTCTATTTTACGCTGGACGCGGTGGCTGTAGATGTGGCCCGCTTCGGGTGGGTTTCGTTCGTTGGACTTTTGCTATTCGTCGTATCGTACGCATTCGGGCTGGCCACTATTCCATTTGCGATTCTGAGTGAAATATTTCCCAAAAACATCCGTGCGTACGCCAACGCCCTGTTTGGCATTCTGAGTGGGACCGTCATCTTTGCCGTGGTGAAGTTGTTTCAAGTCGCGCTTGACAATGTTGGGGCGTATCTGCCGTTCTGGGTGTTTACCGTCAGCACTGGGCTTACGTTTTTGTTCGTGTTTCTGTACATTCCCGAAACCAAGGGACGAAGTTTGGATGAGGTGCAGGAGATTATTACCGGTTGGCGAAAGAAGCAACATTCCAAAGAGGTTTTGGGAGTGGATCACGTTAGGTAG